The following are encoded in a window of Kitasatospora sp. NBC_01250 genomic DNA:
- a CDS encoding glyoxalase — MSGPSGRLIHHVELWVDDLVLAAEQWAPVLLALGCTPFQSWAAGRSWRLGESYLVIEQSPALRPGGHDRLRAGLNHLAVYGSRSAVGAALAAGWTLRVDTGETVHLVDGQGFELEVVCD, encoded by the coding sequence ATGTCCGGGCCCAGCGGCCGTCTCATCCACCACGTCGAACTCTGGGTGGACGACCTGGTGTTGGCCGCCGAGCAGTGGGCTCCGGTGCTGCTCGCGCTCGGTTGCACCCCGTTCCAGAGCTGGGCCGCCGGCCGCAGTTGGCGACTCGGCGAGAGCTATCTGGTGATCGAACAGTCGCCGGCGCTGCGCCCCGGCGGGCACGACCGGCTGCGCGCCGGGCTCAACCACCTTGCCGTGTACGGATCGCGCTCGGCCGTCGGTGCCGCGCTGGCGGCGGGCTGGACGCTGCGGGTGGACACCGGGGAGACGGTGCACCTGGTGGACGGTCAGGGTTTCGAGCTGGAAGTGGTCTGCGACTGA
- a CDS encoding SMC family ATPase — protein sequence MRLHRLTVTAFGPFAGRQQVDFDALAAGGLFLLRGATGAGKSSVLDAVCYALYGELPGSRRANRMRSDHADPHELTAVTLELTLGGRRLEITRLPEQPRPKKKGTGWTTEKAQTLLREWVADAGQGQPGWQAASRSHQETGEELLRLIGMSREQFCQVVLLPQGDFARFLKADATQRAELLGRLFDTERYRRVESWLTERRREHEAAVQADRRRLRELVGRTEQAAGRTAHPAEQWLPADAEPHPEDGTRRRAAIPQQSATGQAAARAAEPDLAQAALGWAALLRCEAAETHTAATVALGTAEARHRDAEQALAAHQELAARQRRHAEALRRSADLARTLDQENTEQQRLTLAQAALTVESALRRRSAATTAHHRAGQAAQAARRALAPLWSAAGQPGAPDTPPSAPQSAADAAAPVERLVAAEAATSAAIGRLESATADERRAAALTADGQREAAELRRAEEAAQEAERWLATEQAEAEERRQREETARGAAARAEQLRAQRTEAEQRLAAAHRRDELRTATAEAERALLDHRQHALDAREHGLELRRRRLDGIAAELADRLRGGEACLVCGSTEHPAPAAPAGAPVREADEQAAAAAQQRAERALAGAETELTRLRVAAAAADATAGEQPVAVLAGQLDELTRQLRGELQAAEQLTVLLQQRERLEQQEQRYSAQLHESRERVAAGTARLDALAAERAELAERVAEARGDAPSVAARAERLGRLAQALAAAVQADRAAEQAAEQLREAEQELALTARTAGFATADEAAAAALPAEQLAALRRRLTERAAERRAVADELGRPELVAAAALPPADPARAQQVLATATGALRTAAAAEHAARERRHELAGLGHRLAELARDLAPRLTAFGEISRLAQLAGGTSGDNRLKMRLESYVLAARLEQVAAAASTRLVRMSGGRYTLVHSDERGPGGRRSGLSLLVVDAWTGTERDTATLSGGESFFASLALALGLADVVTDEAGGMPLDTLFIDEGFGTLDEQALEEVMDVLDGLRERDRAVGIVSHVADLRQRVPAQLLVRKTRHGSTLHLTGPEEG from the coding sequence ATGAGACTGCACCGGCTGACCGTCACCGCCTTCGGCCCGTTCGCCGGCCGCCAGCAGGTGGACTTCGACGCGCTCGCCGCCGGCGGGCTGTTCCTGCTGCGCGGCGCCACCGGCGCGGGCAAGAGCAGCGTGCTCGACGCGGTCTGCTACGCGCTCTACGGCGAGCTGCCCGGCAGTCGCCGGGCCAACCGGATGCGCAGCGACCACGCCGATCCGCACGAGCTCACCGCGGTGACGCTGGAGCTGACCCTGGGCGGGCGGCGGCTGGAGATCACCCGGCTGCCCGAGCAGCCGCGCCCCAAGAAGAAGGGCACCGGCTGGACCACCGAGAAGGCCCAGACCCTGCTGCGCGAGTGGGTCGCCGACGCCGGTCAGGGGCAGCCGGGCTGGCAGGCGGCCAGCCGCTCGCACCAGGAGACCGGCGAGGAGCTGCTGCGCCTGATCGGGATGAGCCGCGAGCAGTTCTGCCAGGTGGTGCTGCTGCCGCAGGGCGACTTCGCCCGGTTCCTCAAGGCGGACGCCACCCAGCGCGCCGAGCTGCTCGGCCGGCTCTTCGACACCGAGCGCTACCGCCGGGTGGAGTCCTGGCTGACCGAGCGCCGCCGCGAGCACGAGGCGGCCGTCCAGGCCGACCGGCGCCGGCTGCGCGAGCTGGTCGGACGCACCGAGCAGGCGGCCGGCCGCACCGCCCACCCGGCGGAGCAGTGGCTGCCCGCCGACGCCGAGCCGCACCCCGAGGACGGCACCCGGCGCCGGGCGGCCATCCCCCAGCAGTCGGCCACCGGGCAGGCGGCGGCGCGGGCCGCCGAGCCGGACCTGGCCCAGGCCGCCCTGGGCTGGGCCGCGCTGCTGCGCTGCGAGGCCGCCGAGACGCACACCGCCGCCACCGTCGCGCTCGGCACGGCCGAGGCCCGCCACCGGGACGCCGAGCAGGCGCTCGCCGCCCACCAGGAGCTGGCGGCCCGGCAGCGGCGGCACGCCGAGGCACTGCGCCGCTCCGCCGATCTGGCCCGGACGCTGGACCAGGAGAACACCGAGCAGCAACGGCTGACCCTGGCCCAGGCCGCGCTCACGGTGGAGTCCGCGCTGCGCCGCCGCTCGGCCGCCACGACGGCGCACCACCGCGCCGGGCAGGCCGCGCAGGCCGCCCGGCGCGCGCTGGCGCCGCTGTGGAGTGCGGCGGGCCAGCCGGGCGCCCCCGACACCCCCCCAAGCGCACCCCAGAGCGCGGCCGACGCCGCGGCCCCCGTCGAGCGGCTGGTCGCGGCCGAGGCCGCGACCAGCGCCGCGATCGGGCGGCTGGAGTCGGCGACCGCCGACGAGCGCCGCGCCGCCGCGCTGACCGCCGACGGGCAGCGGGAGGCCGCCGAGCTGCGCCGGGCCGAGGAGGCCGCGCAGGAGGCCGAGCGCTGGCTCGCCACCGAGCAGGCCGAGGCCGAGGAGCGCCGGCAGCGCGAGGAGACCGCCCGTGGTGCCGCCGCCCGCGCCGAGCAGCTGCGCGCCCAGCGCACCGAGGCCGAGCAGCGGCTGGCCGCCGCGCACCGGCGCGACGAGCTGCGCACCGCGACCGCCGAGGCCGAGCGCGCCCTGCTGGACCACCGGCAGCATGCGCTGGACGCCCGCGAGCACGGCCTGGAGCTGCGCCGGCGCCGCTTGGACGGGATCGCCGCGGAACTGGCCGACCGCCTGCGCGGCGGCGAGGCCTGCCTGGTCTGCGGCTCGACCGAGCACCCGGCGCCCGCCGCCCCGGCCGGTGCCCCGGTCCGGGAGGCCGACGAGCAGGCCGCCGCCGCGGCCCAGCAGCGCGCCGAGCGCGCACTCGCCGGCGCCGAGACGGAGCTGACCAGGCTCCGGGTGGCTGCCGCCGCGGCCGACGCCACGGCGGGCGAGCAGCCCGTCGCCGTGCTGGCCGGGCAGCTCGACGAGCTGACCCGGCAGCTGCGCGGCGAGCTGCAGGCCGCCGAGCAGCTGACCGTGCTGCTCCAGCAGCGCGAGCGGCTGGAGCAGCAGGAGCAGCGGTACAGCGCCCAGCTGCACGAGAGCCGCGAGCGGGTGGCGGCCGGCACCGCCCGGCTGGACGCGCTGGCCGCCGAGCGGGCCGAGCTGGCGGAGCGGGTCGCCGAGGCCCGCGGCGACGCCCCCTCGGTGGCCGCCCGCGCCGAGCGGCTGGGCCGCCTGGCGCAGGCGCTGGCCGCCGCCGTCCAGGCCGACCGGGCGGCCGAACAGGCCGCCGAGCAACTGCGCGAGGCCGAGCAGGAGCTGGCCCTGACCGCCCGCACCGCCGGCTTCGCCACGGCGGACGAGGCAGCGGCGGCCGCGCTGCCCGCCGAGCAGCTGGCGGCGCTGCGCCGACGCCTCACCGAGCGCGCGGCCGAGCGCCGCGCCGTCGCCGACGAGCTGGGCCGTCCCGAGCTGGTGGCCGCCGCCGCGCTGCCGCCGGCCGATCCCGCGCGGGCGCAGCAGGTGCTGGCCACGGCCACCGGCGCGCTGCGGACCGCTGCCGCCGCCGAGCACGCCGCCCGCGAGCGCCGCCACGAGCTGGCCGGCCTCGGCCACCGGCTGGCCGAGCTGGCCCGCGACCTGGCGCCCCGGCTGACCGCCTTCGGCGAGATCAGCCGGCTCGCCCAGCTGGCCGGCGGCACCAGCGGCGACAACCGGCTCAAGATGCGCCTGGAGTCCTACGTGCTGGCCGCGCGCCTGGAACAGGTCGCGGCAGCCGCCAGCACCCGCCTGGTCCGGATGTCGGGCGGGCGCTACACCCTGGTGCACAGCGACGAACGCGGCCCGGGCGGCCGGCGCTCCGGCCTGTCCCTGCTGGTGGTCGACGCCTGGACGGGCACCGAGCGGGACACCGCCACCCTCTCCGGCGGCGAGAGCTTCTTCGCCTCCCTCGCGCTGGCCCTGGGCCTGGCCGACGTGGTCACCGACGAGGCGGGCGGCATGCCGCTGGACACCCTCTTCATCGACGAGGGCTTCGGCACCCTGGACGAGCAGGCGCTGGAGGAGGTGATGGACGTGCTGGACGGGCTGCGCGAGCGCGACCGCGCGGTCGGCATCGTCAGCCACGTCGCCGACCTGCGCCAGCGCGTCCCCGCCCAGCTCCTGGTCCGCAAGACCCGGCACGGCTCCACCCTGCACCTCACCGGCCCGGAAGAGGGCTAG
- a CDS encoding SGNH/GDSL hydrolase family protein, with protein sequence MRPVRVVSGAAVASLFAAGTLFFAGPASAAGVNYVALGDSYSAGVGAGNYDSSSGSCSRSYDAYPELWDAANSPASFSFVACSGAKTGDVLNTQLSAVNSSTTLISLTIGGNDAGFTNTMETCVLDGTSACQSAVATAESYAQNTLPGQLGNLYQAIRAKAPGAEVVVVGYPHLYEVPGSCWFGISDTSRTAINGAADALDGVIAKAAANAGFTFADVRSAFTGHEICSDDEWLHSTTLPIDESYHPTADGQSQGYLPVFSGAV encoded by the coding sequence ATGCGCCCCGTTCGTGTTGTCTCCGGCGCTGCCGTGGCGTCGCTGTTCGCTGCCGGCACGCTTTTCTTCGCCGGTCCGGCAAGTGCCGCAGGTGTCAACTACGTCGCCCTGGGCGACTCCTACTCGGCCGGCGTGGGGGCCGGCAACTACGACAGCTCCAGCGGTAGCTGCAGCCGCAGCTACGACGCCTACCCGGAACTGTGGGACGCCGCCAACAGTCCGGCCAGCTTCAGCTTCGTCGCCTGCTCCGGGGCGAAGACCGGTGATGTGCTCAACACCCAGCTCTCCGCGGTCAACTCCAGCACCACCCTGATCAGCCTCACCATCGGCGGCAACGACGCCGGCTTCACCAACACCATGGAGACCTGCGTGCTGGACGGCACCAGCGCCTGTCAGAGCGCCGTGGCCACCGCCGAGTCGTACGCCCAGAACACCCTGCCCGGCCAGCTCGGCAACCTGTACCAGGCGATCAGAGCCAAGGCACCCGGCGCCGAGGTCGTCGTGGTCGGCTACCCGCACCTGTACGAAGTGCCGGGCAGTTGCTGGTTCGGGATCAGCGACACCTCACGGACCGCCATCAACGGGGCGGCCGACGCACTGGACGGGGTGATCGCCAAGGCGGCGGCCAATGCCGGGTTCACCTTCGCCGACGTGCGCAGTGCCTTCACCGGGCACGAGATCTGCAGCGACGACGAGTGGCTGCACAGCACCACCCTGCCCATCGACGAGAGCTACCACCCCACGGCGGACGGTCAGTCGCAGGGGTACCTGCCGGTCTTCTCCGGCGCAGTCTGA
- a CDS encoding lysophospholipid acyltransferase family protein produces MIKIITKLVLKPLAKALYRPVIEGLDQVPRKGGVILAINHLSFIDSVVIPLTAPRPISFLAKAEYFTGTGFKGRLSRSFFHAIDAVPVQRGEAHLAQAALNAALEILEEGRAFGIYPEGTRSLDGRLYRGKTGVAWLALTAGVPVVPVALAGTEKILPVGKRRPRLRKVTVKFGEPLDFAALHGQAGSARVRRQVTDEIMQAIQQLSGQEPAEVYNEVPKAA; encoded by the coding sequence ATGATCAAGATCATCACCAAGCTGGTGCTCAAGCCGCTGGCGAAGGCGCTCTACCGGCCGGTCATCGAGGGTCTTGACCAGGTACCGCGCAAGGGCGGGGTGATCCTGGCGATCAACCACCTGTCGTTCATCGACAGCGTGGTGATCCCGCTGACCGCCCCGCGGCCGATCAGCTTCCTGGCGAAGGCCGAGTACTTCACGGGCACCGGCTTCAAGGGGCGGCTCTCCCGCTCGTTCTTCCACGCCATCGACGCCGTCCCGGTCCAGCGCGGCGAGGCCCACCTGGCGCAGGCCGCGCTCAACGCCGCCCTGGAGATCCTCGAGGAGGGCCGGGCCTTCGGCATCTACCCCGAGGGCACCCGCTCGCTGGACGGCCGGCTCTACCGGGGCAAGACCGGCGTGGCCTGGCTGGCGCTGACCGCGGGCGTGCCGGTGGTGCCGGTGGCGCTGGCGGGCACCGAGAAGATCCTGCCGGTGGGCAAGCGCCGGCCCCGGCTGCGCAAGGTGACGGTGAAGTTCGGCGAGCCGCTGGACTTCGCCGCCCTGCACGGCCAGGCCGGCTCGGCCCGGGTCCGCCGCCAGGTGACCGACGAGATCATGCAGGCCATCCAGCAGCTCTCCGGCCAAGAGCCCGCCGAGGTCTACAACGAGGTGCCGAAGGCCGCCTGA
- a CDS encoding exonuclease SbcCD subunit D, with translation MRLLHTSDWHLGRSFHRENLHEAQRAFLDHLVAVVRAHEVEAVLVAGDVYDRALPGLDAVALFDEVLHRLAELGVPTVFISGNHDSARRLGVGAGLIQRAGIHLRTDPDGCGTPVLLADRHGPVAVYGLPYLEPALVRERFGLARGGHATVLGAAMDQVRADLATRPAGTRAVVLAHAFVTGGAPSDSERDIAVGGVASVPASVFDGVHYAALGHLHGAQTLAPHLRYSGSPLAYSFSEARQRKTMWLVDLAADGEVSAERIDCPVPRPLACLRGRLDELLEQPEYAEHEQSWVQVTLTDPGRPSEPMERLRRRFPHTLQLLFEPEEQPAEAPVSYAARVRGRAELEVAESFVRHVRPGVELAAAERSLLRAGFEQVRLDQQDRAELPR, from the coding sequence ATGCGTCTGCTGCATACCTCCGACTGGCACCTGGGCCGCTCCTTCCATCGGGAGAACCTGCACGAGGCCCAACGCGCCTTCCTCGACCACCTGGTGGCGGTGGTCCGGGCGCACGAGGTCGAGGCCGTGCTGGTCGCGGGCGATGTCTACGACCGGGCGCTGCCCGGCCTGGACGCGGTCGCGCTCTTCGACGAGGTGCTGCACCGGCTGGCCGAGCTGGGCGTGCCCACCGTCTTCATCAGCGGCAACCACGACTCGGCCCGCCGCCTGGGCGTGGGCGCCGGCCTGATCCAGCGGGCCGGCATCCACCTGCGCACCGACCCGGACGGCTGCGGCACCCCGGTGCTGCTCGCCGACCGGCACGGCCCGGTGGCGGTCTACGGGCTGCCCTACCTGGAGCCGGCCCTGGTGCGGGAGCGGTTCGGGCTGGCCCGCGGCGGACACGCCACCGTGCTCGGCGCGGCGATGGACCAGGTCAGGGCCGATCTGGCGACCCGCCCCGCGGGCACCAGGGCGGTGGTGCTCGCGCACGCCTTCGTCACCGGCGGCGCGCCCAGCGACAGCGAGCGGGACATCGCGGTGGGCGGCGTGGCGAGCGTGCCGGCGAGCGTCTTCGACGGCGTGCACTACGCCGCGCTAGGCCACCTGCACGGCGCCCAGACCCTCGCCCCGCACCTGCGCTACAGCGGCTCGCCGCTCGCCTACTCCTTCTCCGAGGCCCGCCAGCGCAAGACCATGTGGCTGGTCGACCTGGCCGCCGACGGCGAGGTCAGCGCCGAGCGGATCGACTGCCCGGTGCCGCGCCCGCTGGCCTGCCTGCGCGGCCGGCTCGACGAGCTCCTGGAGCAGCCCGAGTACGCCGAGCACGAGCAGTCCTGGGTCCAGGTCACCCTCACCGACCCGGGCCGCCCCAGCGAGCCGATGGAACGGCTGCGCCGCCGCTTCCCGCACACCCTGCAGTTGCTCTTCGAACCGGAGGAGCAGCCCGCCGAGGCCCCCGTCTCCTACGCCGCGCGGGTGCGCGGACGCGCCGAGCTGGAGGTGGCCGAGAGCTTCGTGCGGCACGTCCGCCCGGGCGTCGAGCTGGCCGCGGCCGAGCGCTCCCTGCTGCGCGCCGGCTTCGAGCAGGTGCGGCTGGACCAGCAGGACCGGGCGGAGCTGCCCCGATGA
- a CDS encoding ABC transporter ATP-binding protein codes for MRPDRIDWTPPTRDPDQPRPPAQLRRILALFRPYRGRLAVVGLLVAASAVVSVATPFLLRAVLDVAIPQGRTGLLSLLALGMIAAAVVNSVFNVLQTLISTTVGQRVMHDLRTGVYSHLQRMSLAFFTRTRTGEVQSRIANDIGGMQSTVTSTATSLVSNLTSVVATVVAMVALDWRLTVVSLLLLPLFVWISRRVGNERRRITTERQRQLARLSSAVQESLSVSGILLGRTMGRADSLARDFTRQSDELAELEVRSSMAGRWRMNVIQIVMSAMPAVVYWAAGLTAGGGAPIVSIGTLVAFVTLQQALFRPSVQLLSTGVDVQTSLALFQRIFEYLDLPVEIDEPADPVRLPAVRGEVRFEHVDFGYDPERPAGTLADIDLTVPAGTSLALVGETGSGKTSLSYLVPRLYDVTGGRVAIDGVDVRELAFETLSATVGVVSQETYLFHASVAENLRFAKPEATDEELVEAARAAQIHDHIAGLPDGYDTLVGERGYRFSGGEKQRLAIARTVLRNPPVLILDEATSALDNQTEQAVQQAIDALAAGRTTITIAHRLSTVRRADQIAVLDHGRVVELGTHEELVALDGRYAALLRREAPTDAAGAAGVAAAVEPELQAAFGTSL; via the coding sequence ATGAGGCCCGACAGAATCGACTGGACGCCGCCCACCCGCGATCCGGACCAGCCGCGCCCGCCGGCGCAGCTGCGCCGGATCCTGGCGCTGTTCCGCCCCTACCGCGGACGCCTGGCCGTGGTCGGGCTGCTGGTCGCGGCCTCGGCCGTGGTCTCGGTGGCCACCCCGTTCCTGCTGCGCGCCGTGCTCGACGTGGCGATCCCGCAGGGCCGCACCGGGCTGCTGAGCCTGCTGGCGCTCGGCATGATCGCCGCCGCCGTGGTCAACAGCGTCTTCAACGTGCTGCAGACGCTGATCTCCACCACGGTCGGCCAGCGGGTCATGCACGACCTGCGCACCGGCGTCTACAGCCACCTGCAGCGGATGTCGCTGGCCTTCTTCACCCGCACCCGCACCGGCGAGGTGCAGTCCAGGATCGCCAACGACATCGGCGGCATGCAGTCCACCGTCACCTCCACCGCCACCTCGCTGGTCTCCAACCTGACCAGCGTGGTGGCCACCGTGGTCGCCATGGTCGCGCTCGACTGGCGGCTGACCGTGGTCTCGCTGCTGCTGCTCCCGCTCTTCGTCTGGATCAGCCGCCGGGTGGGCAACGAGCGCCGCCGGATCACCACCGAGCGCCAGCGGCAGCTCGCCAGGCTCTCCTCCGCCGTGCAGGAGTCGCTCTCGGTCAGCGGCATCCTGCTCGGCCGCACCATGGGCCGCGCCGACTCGCTGGCCCGGGACTTCACCCGGCAGAGCGACGAGCTGGCCGAGCTGGAGGTGCGCTCCAGCATGGCCGGGCGCTGGCGGATGAACGTGATCCAGATCGTGATGTCCGCGATGCCCGCGGTGGTCTACTGGGCGGCCGGCCTGACCGCCGGCGGCGGGGCGCCGATCGTCTCGATCGGCACCCTGGTCGCCTTCGTGACCCTGCAGCAGGCGCTCTTCCGCCCGTCCGTCCAGCTGCTCTCCACCGGCGTGGACGTGCAGACCTCGCTCGCGCTGTTCCAGCGGATCTTCGAGTACCTCGACCTGCCGGTGGAGATCGACGAGCCGGCCGACCCGGTGCGCCTGCCCGCGGTGCGCGGCGAGGTGCGCTTCGAGCACGTGGACTTCGGCTACGACCCCGAGCGCCCGGCCGGAACGCTGGCCGACATCGACCTGACGGTGCCGGCCGGCACCTCGCTGGCGCTGGTCGGGGAGACCGGCTCGGGCAAGACCTCGCTCAGCTACCTGGTGCCCCGGCTCTACGACGTCACCGGCGGCCGGGTCGCCATCGACGGCGTGGACGTGCGCGAGCTGGCCTTCGAGACGCTGTCGGCGACGGTCGGCGTGGTCTCCCAGGAGACCTACCTCTTCCACGCCTCGGTCGCCGAGAACCTGCGCTTCGCCAAGCCCGAGGCCACCGACGAGGAGCTGGTCGAGGCCGCCCGGGCGGCCCAGATCCACGACCACATCGCGGGCCTGCCGGACGGCTACGACACCCTGGTCGGCGAGCGCGGCTACCGCTTCTCCGGCGGCGAGAAGCAGCGCCTGGCGATCGCCCGGACCGTCCTGCGCAACCCGCCGGTGCTGATCCTGGACGAGGCCACCAGCGCGCTGGACAACCAGACCGAGCAGGCCGTGCAGCAGGCGATCGACGCCCTGGCGGCGGGCCGCACCACGATCACCATCGCGCACCGGCTCTCCACCGTGCGCCGGGCCGACCAGATCGCGGTGCTGGACCACGGCCGGGTCGTCGAGCTCGGCACCCACGAGGAGCTGGTGGCGCTGGACGGCCGCTACGCCGCGCTGCTGCGCCGCGAGGCGCCCACTGATGCGGCCGGGGCCGCCGGGGTGGCGGCGGCGGTCGAGCCGGAGCTTCAGGCGGCCTTCGGCACCTCGTTGTAG
- a CDS encoding carbohydrate-binding protein codes for MERAQLPPAAATAAAPAPRHRRRRTTALTGLATLGLLAGTFTTLAGGGSALASSTAPADSGGALSSNWYASAPYLMPEDNSAPDAGTVMDATGQKAFQLAFILDSGGCTPAWGGTSSIDTDTTIPAVIQEIRARGGDVSVSFGGYGGNKLGQDCGTPEATAAAEQKVITKYGLHAIDFDLEEPEYENSAAIHNEIGAAKILQANNPGLYISITTAGTTAGTGWFGTQMLNEAKSQGFTPNNYSIMPFDGGFNGGAAQVAALTAFNGILQNTFGWSAATAYAHEGVSMMNGRTDAAEYFSQADFQTVLNFATTNGLARYTFWSVNRDRQCTPVVDPGLSGSCSGVTQNPWDFTKFTTQFAGATPPVTPPTTPPVTPPVTPPVTPPVTPPSSPGTCTAPAWSASTTYVAGNKVSYNGHNYHAKWWTLNEVPSASGQYGVWADDGPC; via the coding sequence ATGGAACGCGCCCAGCTCCCCCCGGCCGCCGCCACCGCGGCGGCCCCGGCACCCCGGCACCGCCGGCGCCGCACCACCGCCCTGACCGGGCTGGCCACGCTCGGCCTGCTGGCCGGCACCTTCACCACCCTGGCCGGCGGCGGTTCGGCCCTCGCCTCCAGCACCGCACCGGCCGACAGCGGCGGCGCCCTGAGCAGCAACTGGTACGCCTCCGCGCCGTACCTGATGCCCGAGGACAACAGCGCGCCGGACGCCGGCACGGTGATGGACGCCACCGGCCAGAAGGCCTTCCAGCTCGCCTTCATCCTCGACTCCGGCGGCTGCACCCCCGCCTGGGGCGGCACCTCCTCGATCGACACCGACACCACCATCCCGGCCGTGATCCAGGAGATCCGGGCCAGGGGCGGCGACGTCTCGGTCTCCTTCGGCGGTTACGGCGGCAACAAGCTCGGCCAGGACTGCGGCACGCCGGAGGCCACCGCCGCCGCCGAGCAGAAGGTGATCACCAAGTACGGGCTGCACGCGATCGACTTCGACCTCGAGGAGCCGGAGTACGAGAACAGCGCGGCGATCCACAACGAGATCGGCGCGGCGAAGATCCTGCAGGCGAACAACCCCGGGCTCTACATCTCGATCACCACCGCCGGGACCACCGCCGGCACCGGCTGGTTCGGCACCCAGATGCTGAACGAGGCCAAGTCGCAGGGCTTCACGCCCAACAACTACTCGATCATGCCCTTCGACGGCGGCTTCAACGGCGGCGCCGCCCAGGTCGCCGCGCTGACCGCGTTCAACGGCATCCTGCAGAACACCTTCGGCTGGAGCGCGGCCACCGCCTACGCCCACGAGGGCGTCTCGATGATGAACGGGCGCACCGACGCCGCCGAGTACTTCAGCCAGGCCGACTTCCAGACGGTGCTGAACTTCGCGACCACCAACGGGCTGGCCCGCTACACCTTCTGGTCGGTCAACCGGGACCGCCAGTGCACCCCGGTGGTCGACCCCGGCCTGTCCGGCTCCTGCTCCGGCGTGACCCAGAACCCCTGGGACTTCACCAAGTTCACCACCCAGTTCGCGGGCGCGACCCCGCCGGTGACGCCGCCCACCACCCCGCCGGTCACGCCGCCGGTGACCCCGCCGGTGACGCCCCCGGTCACCCCGCCCAGCTCCCCGGGCACCTGCACCGCGCCGGCCTGGAGCGCCAGTACCACGTACGTGGCCGGCAACAAGGTCTCCTACAACGGGCACAACTACCACGCCAAGTGGTGGACGCTGAACGAGGTCCCCAGCGCCAGCGGCCAGTACGGCGTCTGGGCCGACGACGGCCCCTGCTGA
- a CDS encoding glycosyltransferase family 2 protein, translating to MPVLLSIVVPVHGVERFLPRCLDSLLDGQEATDFEVIAVDDRSPDDCGAILDAYAARDSRLRVLHLAENQGLGGARIAALPEARGEYLWCVDSDDWLPEGALTAVLAELRAERERAAAGGTPLDVLITGFSHVYPDDSTEPNPWRHLLAGSPLESAEGCTLREHRPLLRTVLSVWNKVFRRAFLDGLQVSFGRGFYEDISVTYPALLTAGRLRYLDRSCYNYRRGRPGAITATSSAKHADAFAQYDAIFAFLDRHPEADDLRTLVFERTVKQALTIYDTPGLVPAELRRDFFGRIAAHFAAHRPAGYRYPGGVGGLQYRLAARDSWRGYDELRRAARLPRTLKAGVRKGLGAR from the coding sequence GTGCCAGTCCTCCTCAGCATCGTCGTACCCGTCCATGGCGTGGAGCGCTTCCTGCCCCGCTGCCTGGACTCGCTGCTCGACGGGCAGGAGGCCACCGACTTCGAGGTGATCGCGGTCGACGACCGCTCCCCCGACGACTGCGGCGCGATCCTCGACGCGTACGCCGCCCGCGACTCCCGCCTGCGGGTGCTGCACCTGGCCGAGAACCAGGGCCTGGGCGGCGCCCGGATCGCCGCGCTGCCCGAGGCGCGCGGCGAGTACCTCTGGTGCGTGGACAGCGACGACTGGCTCCCCGAGGGCGCCCTCACCGCCGTGCTGGCCGAGCTGCGGGCCGAACGCGAGCGCGCGGCGGCCGGCGGCACCCCGCTGGACGTGCTGATCACCGGCTTCAGCCACGTCTACCCCGACGACAGCACCGAGCCCAACCCCTGGCGCCACCTGCTGGCGGGCTCCCCGCTGGAGAGCGCCGAGGGCTGCACGCTGCGCGAGCACCGGCCGCTGCTGCGCACCGTGCTCTCGGTCTGGAACAAGGTCTTCCGCCGCGCCTTCCTGGACGGCCTGCAGGTCTCCTTCGGGCGCGGCTTCTACGAGGACATCTCGGTCACCTACCCGGCCCTGCTGACCGCCGGCCGGCTGCGCTACCTCGACCGCTCCTGCTACAACTACCGCCGCGGCCGGCCCGGCGCGATCACCGCCACCTCCTCCGCCAAGCACGCCGACGCCTTCGCCCAGTACGACGCGATCTTCGCCTTCCTGGACCGCCACCCGGAGGCGGACGACCTGCGCACCCTGGTCTTCGAGCGGACCGTCAAGCAGGCGCTGACCATCTACGACACCCCGGGACTGGTCCCCGCCGAGCTGCGCCGCGACTTCTTCGGCCGGATCGCCGCACACTTCGCCGCCCACCGCCCGGCCGGCTACCGCTACCCCGGCGGGGTGGGCGGCCTGCAGTACCGGCTGGCGGCCCGCGACTCCTGGCGCGGCTACGACGAGCTGCGCCGCGCCGCCCGGCTGCCCCGCACCCTCAAGGCCGGCGTGCGCAAGGGCCTCGGCGCGCGGTAG
- a CDS encoding YjbQ family protein, producing MADTFQTRTFEIVTGDREVALDITERCADFLAEAAAGRDGLLNVFVPHATAGVAVLETGAGSDDDLLAVLRDLLPPDDRWRHRHGSPGHGRDHVLPGLVAPHATLPVIGGRMALGVWQSVVLIDTNGDNPRRTVRLSFLG from the coding sequence ATGGCCGACACGTTCCAGACCCGGACCTTCGAGATCGTGACCGGCGACCGCGAGGTCGCCCTGGACATCACCGAGCGCTGTGCGGACTTCCTCGCCGAGGCGGCGGCCGGACGCGACGGGCTGTTGAACGTCTTCGTCCCGCACGCCACGGCCGGTGTCGCCGTGCTGGAGACCGGCGCCGGCAGTGACGACGACCTGCTCGCGGTGCTGCGCGACCTGCTGCCGCCCGACGACCGCTGGCGCCACCGCCACGGCAGCCCGGGCCACGGTCGCGACCACGTGCTCCCCGGCCTGGTGGCCCCGCACGCCACGCTGCCGGTGATCGGGGGGCGGATGGCGCTCGGGGTCTGGCAGTCGGTGGTGCTGATCGACACCAACGGGGACAACCCGCGCCGCACGGTGCGGCTCTCCTTCCTGGGCTGA